The genomic interval GAACGGATGGGCGACTTCTCCCAGAGTTTCGATCAGTCGGGGAACCTGATCCCGGTGGTCGACCCGATGACCGGCATGCCATTCCCCGGCAATGTCGTCCCGGGGGATCGGATCAACTCGCACGGCCAGGCGCTGCTGAATTGGTACCCGAACCCCAACGTCTCGGAGCAGTCGAACTACAACTACCAGTTCCAGGGCCAGCAGCGGGCTCCCCGGATCAACAACGTCACGCGCGTGGATCTTCGGCCGACGACGAACGACTCGATCTATGCCCGCTTCTCCCACTGGTTGCAGCCGACCAGCTCCTGGCGGGGCAACTGGGAGATGCTGGAGCGGACGTTCACCTACAACGACTACGCCATCTCCGTGAACTACACGCGCGTCATTGGCGACAACATGGTGAACGAGTTCAACTTCGGCTGGCGCCACTCGTCGGAGCACAATCCGTGGGCCAGCTCGTTCGATATCAACCGTAACCGGCGCATCGATTCCGCTACCAACTTCCCCGGCGACGACGGCCGCGACAACGGGGGCGACGGATCCAATACAGCCGGCACGGTCCCGTACACGCTTGCGCAGTGGTACCCGAACAACAACCTGTACGGGATCATCCCGGCGATGTCGTTCGGCGCGCCGATTCCCAATGCGGCCAACGTGAGCTGGGACTCGCGCTTCATCAACTACGGCAATGACGACCTGTTCAACTTCTACAACGGGTTGTCGTGGACCACGGGGCGCCACAACTTCAAGGCCGGCATCTACGTCGAGCACCTGACGAACATCGAAGGCAAGGGCGCCAGCGCGCTGGCCGGTATCTACGACTTCAACCGCGACCCGGCGAACCCGTTCGACACCGGTCATCCGTATGCGAACGCCCTGATCGGGTCGTTCCGGTCCTACCAGGAGAACACGGCCCGGCTGGGGCAGCGGGCCAGCCAGTGGATCGGCAACGTGTTCATTCAGGACAAGTGGCAGCCGACCGACCGGCTGACGCTGGACATCGGCATGCGCTTCAGCAAGTACACGGTGTTCGAGCAGGCGAACCCCTCGGCATCGTTCCTGCCGTCGCGCTTCGACCACAGCAATCCGGCGCAGCTCTACATGCCGACCATGGTGAACGGGGTTCGGATGGCGATGAACCCGAACGATCCGACCGACATCCAGCCCGAGGTCGTCATCGGCGCGCTGGCGCCGGGCTCTCCTGCCGACAACGGCATGGTGCGGCACACGGACTCGGAGGTTCCGGCCCCGTTCCAGAATCTGCCGGCGCTCCTCTTCGAGCCCCGGGTCGGGTTCGCCTATGACGTGTTCGGCGATGGCCGCACGGCGGTCCGGGCGAACTTCGGCGTCTTCCACAACACCCAGCAGGCGGGTGCGCTCAGTTGGCGGCAGGCGCTCAATCCGCCGCTCGTGGCCACGCCGCAGGTCTGGTACAACACGATGAACAACTGGGGGTCCATCCGGGAGGGCGTGCTCGCCGGAACGGGTGGCATCGTCTACCCGACGGGGACCGTGTACGGCGTCGTCACCGACCACCAGGCGCCGACGCTGTACAGCTTCACCGCCGGTGTTCAGACCGAGATCGGCTTCCAGACGGTGCTCGACATCGCCTACGTCGGGACCCGCGGCCGGAACCTACCGCAGCTCTGGGACGAGAATACCGTCCCCCGCGGGGCCCGGTTCCTCCCGGCGAACCAGGACCAGACGACCGGCCGTCCGCTGCCTGACAACTTCTTCCGCCCGTACCCCGGCTACGCCAGCATCATCATGACCGAGAACGCCGGCAAGTCGGAGTACAACGCGCTGCAGACGCAGGTCAACCGGCGCTTCACGGGGGGGCTGGAGTTCTCGGTGTCCTATACGCTGTCGCAGTCGAAGGACTACACGTCGGCCGACATCCTGTACGGCGCGCGGTCACGCGTGCCGAAGTACGAGGATCTGGACGCCTGGTCGTGGGGTCTGTCCGACTTCGACCGGACGCACCTGCTGACGATCAACTACACGTGGGATCTGCCCGATTCCGGCGGTGGCGCCGGATGGCTACTTGACGACTGGGTGCTCTCGGGGATCACGCAGTTCGTGAGCGGCGCCCCGGCGACGGTCTCTTTCAGCACGACGGACAACCAGGATATCCTGGGCGGCGGCGACCTGTTGCGCCGGTCCAGCAACCCAGACGGACTGGGGAGCGTCGGCCTGGTGGTGCCCGCCAACATCGACCGGAGCTGCGACGTGTCGGCTGGCGGCGGCACGATCGACCGTTGGTTCAACACTTCCTGCTTCAGTCGCCCCGCACTGGGCGAGGTGGGTAACGTGCGTAAGGACGACCTGCGCCTGCCTGGCTTCTATGACACCGGCATCCGGCTCGGAAAGCGGATCGCGGTAGGCGACTCGCAGTTCTTCGAGGTCGGCTGGGAGATCTACAACGTGTTCAACCAGGTGCAGTTCCTCAGAGTCGATCTGGACGCGCAGTTCGACGAGATGGGAAACCAGGTGGACGAGCGGTTCGGGCAGGTCATTTCCGCCCGGCCGCCGCGGACGATGGTCTTCTCGGCTCGTTACTCCTGGTAGCGGTCGCTGCCGCTGCCAGCCGCAACGGGACGGATTGGCTCGTAACGGCGGGGTGGGGTGCGTCGTCCCACCCCGCCGTTTTCTTTCTAGTCGTCCTGTTCCGGCATGAGCACGAATTCGGGGTAGGCGTCGATGCCGAGTTCGGCGACATCCTGCCCCATCTTCTCGACCTCATGGGTTACCCGAACCCCTATCGTCTTTTCCAGGGCGAACCATGTCACGAGTGACGTGACGAACGCGAACAGAGCGATCGAGAGCAGGCCGAGCAGTTGGACACCGAGACTGGCGCCTGCCGCAATGGCGGTTGCGAGGGTGCCCCACGCACCGGCGAAGAGGTGGGCGGGAACCGCTCCGACCACGTCATCGACCTTGAGCTTCTCCAGCAGCTTGATGGCTGACGTGCAGATGATCGCGCCGATCGCGCCGATCACGATGGCCCAGGAGTGGCTGGTGATGTCGGGTCCCGCGGTAATGGAAACCAGCCCTGCAATGGCGCCGTTGAGGCCGGCCAGCAGATCGACGCGCCCGAGGATGGGGCGTGAAACCGCGATGGCCGCGATGACGCCGGCCGCTCCGGCGAGATTCGTGTTGACGAGCACGTGACTCATCGCTACGACGTCGGCTGCGCTGCCCAGGGCGAGTTGCGACCCGCCGTTGAAGCCGAACCATCCGAACCAGAGGATGAACACCCCGAGTGTGACCACCGGTACGTTGGACGGGGGAGTGTTGGTGACGCTGCCGTCAGCGAGGAACTTGTTGTAGCGCGGACCGACGACGAGAGCGCCGGCCAATGCGGCCGCGCCTCCCGTGCCGTGCACGATGGTGGAGCCCGCAAAGTCCTGGAACCCCATGGCGTCGAGCCACCCGCCGCCCCACGTCCACGCGCCGACTATCGGGTAGATGAATGCCGTCAGCACCAGCGTGAAGACGAAGAATGACCACAGCTTGACCCGTTCGGCCAGTGCGCCGGAGACGATGGACGCCGCCGTGGCCACGAAGACCATCTGGAAAAACCAGTCCGACATGACGGCGTAGTCGGTGGCGATCACTGCTTCCCGCGCGCCCTCGGCGCCTTCCAGGAGCGCCAGTTCGTCTGACGACGGTCCGCGGAACAGGCTGAACGACCCGACTACGCTGCCCACGTCGACGTACATCAGGTTGTAGCCGATGACGTAGTAGGCGATTCCGGCGACGGAATACAGACCGATGTTCTTGAGGCAGATGACCGAGGCGTTCTTCGTGCGGACGGAGCCGGATTCGAGCATCGTGAATCCGGCCGCCATCCACATCACCAAGGCTCCCCAGAGCAGGAACGAGAAGGTGTTGAAAATGAACTGAAGCTCGCCGCTCGGCAACTCGGTCATGTCTCACCTCCGTGTCTGGCCATACTATTCGAGCATGGTGACCATTACCAGAAGAGATTGATTAGGCGCCAAGTGCGGCGGAAGCGGTGCGGTTCACGCGCGAACGCCGCCTTGCGGGCGGTCGGAGCGTCAGCTTTCTTCGACCACGAGATCGAAGGCGGCCGTCTCGACGGCCGCTCCAATCTTCACCTGGACGACGATGCGGTAGCTGCCGGGTTCCGGAAAGACGAACGGAAACGTCACCGAACCGGCGGTCGGGGAAGTCCGGTCCATCGCTCCGGCGTGCCCGCGTCCGGCCGGCAAGTCCTCGCCCCCTCGCGCGTTTTCCGCCTCCACGAAACGCTGCTGGGCCGTCAGGTTGATGCTGCCGGACGGATGCAGATGGACGAACAGCGATCCGTCGTCGCGAACTACCGCCGCATGACTCAGCATGCCCATGTACGGCTCGAGCGGCGACGGCGTTCCGTCAGTCTCGGTCACCGAGAAACGCAGGGTGGTTTCTTCATCGGCACTGGGAGTGGGCTCGCGTTCCCAGTGGACGACCCGGCCGCTCGAGAGCGCGTAGCGCGAGGCTTCGGACTCGCCGTGGGGCAGCAGCTTGGCCCACGAATCGTCCGGGTCCGGCGCCGGGACGTCGGATGGAACCGCGCCGCCCACCGTGGTACCGGGTGGCGTTGCCGGGGAAGGCGGCAGCGTCACGCTGTCGACCAGGGTGGGGGCGAAGCCGCTCTCGTGCACGATATCGGCGTAGATGCGGTACTCGCCGTCTGGCAGCGGCGGAAGCGCCACGCGGAACGTGTCGGAACTGACTCGAACCGGGTGCACGTGTGCGAACGCGGACAGGTCGTCCGCCCGCACCACGAACATGTGCATCAGCTTGCCGTGATCCGGCAGGAGTCCGGCGCCGGGTTCGCTCTCGCGCGCGCTCCATGCCGGGTCGTCGATGGTCAACGTCAGGAGGAGCCGACCCTCCGTGGCCTCCACGTCCGTCGTCGTGCTCCACGGCCGGTAGATCCGGTTCCGGTACGCGGCGTCTATCGCGTCCCACCAGATCCAGCCGCCCCCCAGCACGCCGACGAGTGGAAGCGTGAACAGGGCCATCGCGATGCGTCCGTGCCAGCGGCGCCTGGCGTCCGGTACGAGACCCGGTTCCAGAACGCTCTCGCGGACCGCGGCGCCGATGATGGTCACGGCGCCGACGAACAGAAACAGCCCCGCCGCAGCCAGTCCGAAGCCGATGGCCGGGTTCATCGGGAGCAGCCGCTCGGCGACCGCCAGCACTGGCACGAAGACGGTTCCTTCGCCCCCGGCGCCCGCCACCGTCACCTCGATGCTGTAGGAGCCTGCCGTCATGAGCCACAACTCGGCGCTGTAGAGTCCGGTTTCGCCCGGGACCGGATCCGCGATGTCGGGGGGCGGCGCACCATCGAGTCCGAGGTCCGATCGGAGCGGGCGGACCGACACGCGATCGACGCTCTCACCACTCAGAATGCGGACCGATGCCTGCGCGAGACCGGGAATCACCCCCGGTGTTCGCACGATCACACGTACGCCGTACGGACCGGCGGCGCCGTCGAAATAGGCGTTGGAAGTTCCGACATGTGAGGCGACAGTGGCGGTGGCGGCGGCGATCAGCCCCGCTGCAAGCAGGGGTGCGACGAGCGTCCGCGACTGGCTCAAGCTACCTCCGGACCCGCGCCATCCAGTTGCCCCAGACGAGGCCGGCTACGGCCGAGACCGCGGCGATCAGCCCGGTCCAACCCGCCGCTCCCGCCGTCATCGGCGCTCCCCAGAACTCGTACTGGAAGGGGCCCGGTGCGACGTCGAAGCCGAACTGATCGGCGGCGAAGAAGAAGTTCCGGGCCGGCTCGGTGAGAAGAAACGACGCGAACGGCCACTGGACGACGGTGAGAGCGAGCATGGCCGCGACGCCCGCGACAACCGCAATCAGCGCCTGGCGAATGCGTCCTGCGCCAGCCGGAATCCGATTGACGACGATGTCGATGGCCAGTGCCGGCACGACCAGAAGGAGGGGAAACGCCGGCGGCACCATGTGGTCCACCTGCCTGAGGATCGGCGCCAGCATCGGTTGCGCCGGAAAGAGCTGCAGGATCCAGATCATCAGGAGCGTCACTCCCATGTAGACGCCGGCCGCGCCGGTGGCGCCCCAGCGCGACAGCGCGCCCCGTGCGACGGCGACCAGCAGGCAGGGGAAAACGGCGGCGCTCGCGTAGAAGAACGGCGGCGAGTGGTGAGCGTTCGGCATCATGAGGTACTCGGTGAACAGCGTCGCCACCATGAGGATCTGGAGTCCGCCTGCATAGAGGAACAGCAATTGCAGCATGCGGTCCGTCGCCGAGGCGCCGTTCTGCCGCGCGAGCGCCATCAGCATCGCGCCGACGCCGATTCCGTAGATCCCGAGGGCGAGCACGACGTGGGGCGGGCTCAGGATCTCCACGTCGAGACCGTACGCGTTATGCCACCAATCGTCGAACGGGGCCGAGACGATCATCGCCAGCGATCCCCAGATGCAGACCCAGGCGCCCAACGGCCCGCGGAATCCCCAGAACCTCACGCCGGAGGCCTCCTCGGCGCTCGGATCGCGGCCGAAGGTGGCGCGGATTACGATCCATCCGCATGACAGGCCGGCGACGATGCCGCCGAGATAGATCGCCAGGTGGGCCGGTGTCCAGAACGTGTCCCGGCCTATGGTGCGGTGCCACGAGATGTCCCAGATGCCTCCCACGATGACGCTCGTGGACGCGAATGCAACCGCCCAGAGCGGCCACATGACGGCCGACGCGGTGGACGCGGCCCGCGGCATGACGGTAAGGCCGGCGGGGACGGCGGTTGCCGGTACGGCCGGTGCCATGTACCCAGCCTATCGCTACGACAGCGGGAATGCGAGGGCGGGCGCCCGCGTGCCCCGGTGGGCGCGTTGCGGGCTCGTCGGAAGTTCCGCCGGCGCGGAACTTCCCGCCGCCGCGCAGAGTATTCTGGCTGCTGGATGAAGAGCTTCCTTGCTATCTGCGGCGCCGCCGCCTGCCTCGTTCCTCTTGCCGCGCACGCCCAGGGCGTCGGCTTCCAGGCGGGTGCGGCGATCGATCCCGGGCAAATCTATGTCGGCTCGCACGTCGAGTTTCCAGTCGGTTCGAATCAGTTCGTCATTCGACCGGCGATTGACGGTGGTTTCGGCGGCGGCTGGCGGACCGCGGCGATCCGGGGCGATTTCATCTACCGGGTGAACGTCGGCGCATCGGGATGGCGCATTCGACAGGGGCTCGGGCCGACCGTGAACATCGCACGCTCCGAGGATCTCGACATCACCGACGTCAGTACCAATTGGAACTATGTGATGGGCGTCGACAACGAGAACGGCTTCTTCATGGAGTTCAGAGGCGGGCGGGCGCAGGGAGCACGGGCGCCACTTCTCTGGATCGGCGTCGGAATCACGATTCGTCCCGAGTGAGGAGACGGGCGAACGGGGAAACGGCCGGTGAGGAGCCGTCGAGCGATCAGGAGCGGTCGAGCCACTCGACGAAACGGTCGGGCTCCTCGACGATCATGACGCGCACCACCCGTTGATGCTCGTGCATCAGCGCCTTGGCGGCTTCTCGCGCTTCGTCGACCGAGGGGTACTTCGCCCAGGCCGCGGCCAGATTCACGGCACCGCCCCGGACGGTCGTAACCAGCTTGAACATCGAGCCGGGATCATACACCACGGGCCCTCGCGAGCCGCGGCGGGCGTCCGTCGCAAGCTCCGGGCTTCACGACTTGACGCTCGGGCGCCGCGGAAGGGTAGAATGCACTGATCGGCGGGATTGCTCCCGCCGGCAGGCAGCCATGATTACCTGGTGGGAACGGCTTGTTGTCGTCATCGTTCGCGTGGCCGGTGCGATTGCGCCGGCCGCAACGGGATGATGTCCTGATCCAAACCCACCGCAACCCGGAAAGGCCATCATCCAACAACGGGTGATGGCCTTTTTGCTGTAGAGAGAAGATATGGCGAGCGAGCGACGCAGCGCGGCGATTACGGACGGCCCGAGTCGGGCGCCGGCCCGCGCGATGCTGAAGGCGGTCGGTTTTACGGATGCCGATCTCGCGCGGCCCATTATCGGGGTTGCCAATACGTGGATCGAGATCGGTCCGTGCAACTACCACCTGCGCGACCTGGCCGCGCAGGTCAAGGAAGGGATCCGCGCCGCGGGTGGCACCCCGATGGAGTTCAACACGGTCTCCATCTCCGACGGGATCACGATGGGAAGCGAGGGAATGAAGACCTCGCTCGTGAGCCGCGAGGTGGTGGCCGACTCGATCGAGCTGGTTGCGCGCGGCAACCTGTTCGACGGCATCGTCATCCTCGTCGGCTGCGACAAGACGATTCCGGGCGGCGTGATGGCGCTGGTCCGGCTCGACATACCGGGGCTCGTGCTCTACGGCGGGTCGATTGCGCCGGGTCGGTACGACGGTCATGACGTCACGATTCAGGATGTCTTCGAGGCGGTCGGTGCGCACGCGGCGGGTCGGATGACCGACGCCCAGCTCTGCGCGCTCGAGGATGTCGCCTGCCCCGGACCAGGTGCGTGCGGCGGGCAGTTCACGGCGAACACGATGTCGACGGTCTGCGAGTTGCTAGGGGTCTCGCCGATGAGCGCGAATGGCGTGCCGGCGATGGTGGCGGAGAAGGCCGACGCGTCGCGCCGGGCGGGCGAGCTGGTGATGGAGCTGGTGGCGAAGAACCTGCGCCCGCGGCGGATCGTGACGCGCGAGGCGCTCGACAACGCGATCTCCGCCGTCGCCGCGACGGGCGGATCTACCAACGCCGTGCTGCATTTGTTGGCGATAGCCCACGAGGCGGGGGTCGACCTCCGGATCGAGGACTTCGACCGGGTGAGCGAGCGGACGCCGCTGCTGGCGGACCTCAAGCCGGGCGGACGCTTCGTGGCGACGGACCTCTACCGCGCCGGCGGCATCGGCCTGGTGGCAAAACGGTTACAGGAGGCCGGCCTGCTTCATGAGGACTCCCTCACGGTTACCGGTCAGACGATCGGCGACGTCGCGCGGGCCGCGATGGAAACCGAGGACCAGGAGGTGGTCCGCCCGGTCGCCGATCCGATAACACCTACGGGGGGCCTGGTGATCCTCAAGGGCAACCTCGCGCCCGAGGGCTGCGTGGTGAAGGTGGCGGGACACGAGCCGCAGACTCACCGCGGTCCGGCCCGGGTGTTCGACAGTGAGGAAGCGGCGTTCGAAGCGGTAGGGGCGGGTCTTATTCGGCCGGGCGACGTAGTGGTGATTCGGTACGAGGGCCCCAAAGGGGGGCCGGGGATGCGCGAGATGCTCGGGGTGACGGCGGCCATCGTCGGCGCGGGCCTGGGCGAGTCGGTGGCGCTGTTGACTGACGGACGGTTCTCGGGCGCGACACGCGGGATGATGGCCGGACACGTCGCGCCGGAAGCGGCGGCCGGTGGTCCGATCGCCGTGGTGCGGGAAGGGGACGCGATCCTGTTCGACGAGCGGAACCGGACCCTGCGGCTCGAGATAGACGACTCGGAGCTCGAATCGCGGCTCGCGGCCTGGCAGCCGCCCGAGCCTCGTTTCCGGAGTGGTGTGATGGCGAAGTACGCGCGGCTGGTTTCCTCGGCCGCCACCGGCGCGGTGACGAACTGACGGGGCATAAGTCTGAAAATGGAACGGATGCGGGACGAACGGACGATGAGATAGAGGCATGACATGTCTTCGATGAGAACCGGCGCGCAGATCATCTGGGAGGCCCTGGTGCGTGAAGGCGTTTCCACGGTCTTCGGCTACCCGGGCGGGGCGATCCTCCCTGCCTACGACGCGATGCTGGAGTACCCGATCCGCCACGTCCTCGTGCGGCATGAGCAGGGGGCGACCCACATGGCGGATGGCTATGCCCGGGCGAGCGGCGACGTGGGTGTGGCGATTGCCACCTCCGGCCCGGGCGCCACCAACATGGTTACCGGGATCGCGACCGCGATGCTCGACTCGTCGCCCGTCCTCTGCATCACCGGCCAGGTGGGAAGCCGCCTGATCGGCTCCGACGCGTTCCAGGAGACCGACGTCACCGGCGTTACGTTGCCGATCACGAAGCACAACTACCTGGTGTCGCATGTTGACGAGATCGCCCCCGTGATCCACGAGGCCATGTATGTCGCCCGGTCGGGCCGTCCGGGCCCGGTGCTGGTCGACATCACGAAGGACGCGCAGCAGGCGTCGACGGAGCTTCAGTTCGGGCCCGATGACGTCAAGCTCCCCGGGTACCGGCCTAACCTGCGGGCGTCGGAAGCGGAGTTCCAGAAGGCGGCCGACCTGGTGAACCGGGCGAAGCGGCCGGTGATCCTGGCCGGCCACGGGGTGCTCCTCTCCGGCGCGATGGAGCAGGTGCGCGAGCTCGCCGAGCGGGCGAACATACCGATCGCCATGACGTTGCTCGGCATCGGGGGAGTCCCGGCGCTCCATCCGCTCAACATGGGAATGATGGGCATGCACGGCGAGGCGTGGGTGAACGCTGCCATCCAGGAGGCGGACCTGCTGCTCGCGCTCGGCATGCGCTTCGACGACCGGGTGACCGGCAACGTCCGGACCTACGCGCCGAACGCGCGCAAGGTGCACGTCGACATCGATCCGGCCGAATTCCACAAGAATGTCCAGGTGGACGTCGCGCTGGCGGGCGACCTTGCCGCGGTGCTGGACGACCTCGCCCCGATGATTGAGGCGAACGACCATGCCGCCTGGCTGGAGACGATTGGGGAAATGAAGGGAGATGTAGCGGTCCGCGACATCCAGAATCTGCCCGACAGCGGACATCTGTACGCCGCGCACGTCATCAACGACATCTGGAGGATGACCGACGGCAAGGCCATTGTCGTCACCGACGTTGGCCAGCACCAGATGTGGGAGGCGCAGTACTACCACCACAACGAGCCGCGAACGCTCATCACCTCCGGCGGCCTCGGGACGATGGGGTTCGCGCTGCCAGCGGCGGTCGGCGCCAAGCTTGCCAAGCCTGATGCGGAAGTTTGGGTGGTGGCGGGCGACGGCGGCTTCCAGATGACGATGGCCGAACTCGCGACCATCGCGCAGGAGCGCATAAAGATCAATGTCGCGGTAATCAACAACGGCTACCTCGGAATGGTGCGGCAGTGGCAGGAGTTCTTCTACGAGCGTCGTTACGCGGCGACGCCGCTGCTGAGCCCCGACTTCGCGAAGCTGGCCGAGTGCTTCGGCCTGGGCGGCGGCACCGTCAGGACACGCGGCGAGGTGGAGCCGGCGGTAGAGCAGGCGCGCGCCGACGAGCGGACGGTGGTGATCGACTTCCAGGTGGAGCAGGAGGACACCGTCTACCCGATGGTGCCGGCCGGCGCCGACCTCCACAACATGATTCGCCGGCCCAGCCCGGCGCCGATCGTCGAGACGGCGGACGACGAGTAGCGGGAGGCAGGGAAGACGATGGCCGCAGACCCACGCCACACGTTCGTCGTCTACGTCGAGGACAAGCCGGGAGTGCTGAACCGGGTCGCCTCGCTCTTCCGGCGGCGCGCGTTCAACATCGAGTCGCTCACAGTCGGTCACACCGAGGTGCCTGAGGTCTCGCGGATGACTATTGTCGTCCGGACCGACGTCGGGGGCGCACGCCGCCTGGAGGCGAATCTCTACAAGCTGGTCAACGTGCTGCGGGTGCATGACGTCACGGCGGACCCCGTGATATTCCGCGAACTGGCGATGGTGAAGGTGCGCGCCACCGCCGAGACGCGGACGCACGTGATGCAGCTTGCCGACGCCTTCCGCGCGCGCCTCGTGGACGTGGCCCCGGACGCGGTCGTGATCGAAGCCACCGGCACCGAGGAGAAGATCGACGGACTGCTGGAGGTGTTGCGTCCCTACGGCATCCTGGAGATCGTCCGGACCGGCCGGGTGGCGATGCGGCGCGGCGCACACAGCGTCATGATCGACCCGGCCGATCTGCCGTCGCGGCGGCCGCCGTCCCTGCGCGAGACGGACGACTCCAACGTCTCCTACTCGGTATAGACTGTCGCGTTCGCGCGCCCGTTCCGGGCCGTCACCGCACCACCCACCGTGAGAGGACACTGACGACATGGCAACGATCTATTACGACGACTCCGCCGATCTGGGGCTGATCCAGGGGAGGAAAGTAGCGGTCTTCGGCTACGGATCACAGGGACATGCCCACGCCCTCAACCTGAAGGAAAGCGGCGTCGATGTCCGCGTCGCGCTCCATGAGGGCAGCCGATCGAAGGCAAGGGCGGCAGCGGAGGGGTTGACCGTCGTGGCAGGCGGCGAGGCGGCGGCGTGGGCCGACGTCATCATGTTGCTGACGCCCGACACCGCGCAGGCGGGAATCTACGCCGAGCAGGTGGCGCCGCATCTCGACGCGGGCAAGATGCTGATGTTCGCGCACGGCTTCAACATCCGCTTCAAGACGATTCAGCCGCCGCCCGACGTGGACGTCACGCTGATCGCTCCCAAGGCGCCCGGCCACCGCGTGCGCGAGGTCTTCCTGGAAGGGGGCGGGACCCCGGCCCTGATTGCGGTGGAGCAGGACGCAACCGGTAGCGCGAAGGCCCTTGCGCTTTCCTACGCGAAGGCGCTCGGCCTGACGCGCGCAGGCGTTATCGAAACCACCTTCGCGGAGGAAACCGAGACGGACCTGTTCGGCGAGCAGGCCGTACTCTGCGGCGGGGTCAGCGCGCTTGTGAAGGCGGGATTCGAGACGCTGGTCAAGGCCGGCTACCAGCCGGAAGTGGCCTACTTCGAGTGCATGCACGAACTGAAGCTGATCGTCGATCTCTTCTACCGGGGCGGCCTCAACTACATGCGCTACTCGGTGAGCGACACGGCGGAGCATGGCGATTACACTGGCGGGCCGCGCGTCGTGACGGACGAGACCCGCCAGGCGATGCAGCAGATCCTCAAGGACATTCGGGAGGGCACCTATGCCAATAACTGGATTGCCGAGGACAAGGCGGGACGCCCTTGGTTCATGGCGCAGCGCAAGCAGGAGCAGGCGCACCAGATCGAACAGGTGGGCGCCGAACTCCGTTCGATGATGCCGTTCCTCGATGCGGTAACGCTGAAGGAGGACGTGTAGCCTTACAAGAGAAGTTGATCGCAAGTTCCGGAGGGGCCCCATGCTCAGTCGTGACCCAGCCAAGCCTCGCTTCTGGTCGCCCGTCGTCTGTGCCGGAACCGGCGCCGTCGCTCTCGGCGCGGCGCTTCTGTTCGCCGCCGCCCTTGGCTACCGCACCGGCCTGCTCGACCTGGGGACGAGCTTTACCGTGCTGCGTTGGGGTGCGCGTATCTCGGCTGGTGCAGCCGGACTGGCGTTGATCGCGGCGATCTGGGCCGCGTTCCGGCGCCTGCATTGGCAGAACGTGGC from Acidobacteriota bacterium carries:
- the ilvB gene encoding biosynthetic-type acetolactate synthase large subunit, which translates into the protein MSSMRTGAQIIWEALVREGVSTVFGYPGGAILPAYDAMLEYPIRHVLVRHEQGATHMADGYARASGDVGVAIATSGPGATNMVTGIATAMLDSSPVLCITGQVGSRLIGSDAFQETDVTGVTLPITKHNYLVSHVDEIAPVIHEAMYVARSGRPGPVLVDITKDAQQASTELQFGPDDVKLPGYRPNLRASEAEFQKAADLVNRAKRPVILAGHGVLLSGAMEQVRELAERANIPIAMTLLGIGGVPALHPLNMGMMGMHGEAWVNAAIQEADLLLALGMRFDDRVTGNVRTYAPNARKVHVDIDPAEFHKNVQVDVALAGDLAAVLDDLAPMIEANDHAAWLETIGEMKGDVAVRDIQNLPDSGHLYAAHVINDIWRMTDGKAIVVTDVGQHQMWEAQYYHHNEPRTLITSGGLGTMGFALPAAVGAKLAKPDAEVWVVAGDGGFQMTMAELATIAQERIKINVAVINNGYLGMVRQWQEFFYERRYAATPLLSPDFAKLAECFGLGGGTVRTRGEVEPAVEQARADERTVVIDFQVEQEDTVYPMVPAGADLHNMIRRPSPAPIVETADDE
- the ilvN gene encoding acetolactate synthase small subunit, which codes for MAADPRHTFVVYVEDKPGVLNRVASLFRRRAFNIESLTVGHTEVPEVSRMTIVVRTDVGGARRLEANLYKLVNVLRVHDVTADPVIFRELAMVKVRATAETRTHVMQLADAFRARLVDVAPDAVVIEATGTEEKIDGLLEVLRPYGILEIVRTGRVAMRRGAHSVMIDPADLPSRRPPSLRETDDSNVSYSV
- the ilvC gene encoding ketol-acid reductoisomerase, coding for MATIYYDDSADLGLIQGRKVAVFGYGSQGHAHALNLKESGVDVRVALHEGSRSKARAAAEGLTVVAGGEAAAWADVIMLLTPDTAQAGIYAEQVAPHLDAGKMLMFAHGFNIRFKTIQPPPDVDVTLIAPKAPGHRVREVFLEGGGTPALIAVEQDATGSAKALALSYAKALGLTRAGVIETTFAEETETDLFGEQAVLCGGVSALVKAGFETLVKAGYQPEVAYFECMHELKLIVDLFYRGGLNYMRYSVSDTAEHGDYTGGPRVVTDETRQAMQQILKDIREGTYANNWIAEDKAGRPWFMAQRKQEQAHQIEQVGAELRSMMPFLDAVTLKEDV